In Methanophagales archaeon, a single window of DNA contains:
- a CDS encoding pyruvate synthase subunit beta, translating to MDKEDLFIPRLVTTEEIFAPGHRACIGCGEALAVRLVCKALGKNVIIVNATGCVEIISSLLPKTSWRVPWIHTIFENVGAVVSGIEAAYKARIRKGRISPKDVKFVGFAGDGGTSDIGLQALSGAMERGHNFLYVCFDNEAYMNTGIQRSSATPYGAWTTTAPVGEKQPLGQMTWKKNMPEIAVAHRIPYVATACPSYPLDLMDKVRRGSDIEGPAYIHILSPCPTGWRASPNLTVELGRLAVETGIFPLYEVIDGEYRLSFELSELKPVREYIKKQGRFRHLSDDTIERIQARIEEDYTRLKSKAETGL from the coding sequence ATGGATAAAGAAGATTTGTTTATACCACGATTGGTAACGACAGAAGAGATCTTCGCACCCGGGCATCGTGCCTGTATAGGCTGTGGTGAAGCACTTGCTGTCCGACTCGTGTGTAAGGCACTGGGCAAGAACGTGATCATCGTTAATGCAACGGGATGTGTAGAGATTATCTCGTCACTGCTGCCCAAGACTTCCTGGCGTGTTCCATGGATACATACCATATTTGAGAATGTAGGGGCTGTGGTCTCAGGCATAGAAGCTGCATACAAAGCGCGTATTCGAAAGGGCAGGATATCACCGAAGGATGTTAAATTCGTCGGCTTCGCGGGCGATGGTGGCACCTCTGATATCGGCTTACAGGCATTGTCGGGTGCGATGGAACGAGGTCATAATTTCCTTTATGTCTGCTTCGATAACGAGGCGTATATGAATACCGGGATACAGCGGTCTTCTGCTACACCTTACGGTGCATGGACTACCACCGCACCGGTGGGGGAGAAGCAGCCTCTGGGTCAGATGACATGGAAGAAGAATATGCCAGAAATCGCAGTTGCACACCGGATACCGTATGTAGCAACAGCATGCCCTTCCTATCCGCTGGATTTGATGGATAAAGTGCGCAGGGGTTCGGATATAGAAGGACCTGCTTATATTCATATATTATCGCCCTGCCCCACAGGATGGCGAGCTTCTCCGAATCTGACAGTGGAACTGGGGCGTCTAGCGGTAGAGACCGGTATCTTCCCGCTTTATGAGGTGATTGATGGGGAATACCGGCTGAGTTTCGAGCTATCAGAGCTGAAGCCGGTACGTGAGTATATAAAAAAACAGGGCAGGTTCAGGCATCTCTCTGATGATACAATAGAGAGAATACAGGCGCGTATAGAGGAGGATTATACGAGATTAAAGAGCAAAGCGGAAACGGGACTGTAA
- a CDS encoding F420-dependent methylenetetrahydromethanopterin dehydrogenase, which produces MIKIGFVKLGNIATSRMVDLLLDERADREDIDVRVLGTGAKMTPEVAADTARLLDWDPDMVVVISPNAALPGPKRARNMVRERGKPCIVISDGPAKKATNELKENGFGYLIIPGDPMIGARREFLDPVEMSIFNSDALSVLSVTGVMRLLQEEIDRVIEALKAGKDKEVELPQMIVTAEKAVERAKFSNPYAKAKAIAAYNMLERVAEMDARGCFVMKDPMDYIPMVAAAHELLREASKLAFEAREMEKQADRLVREPHSRSGELRAKEKLLEKPGA; this is translated from the coding sequence ATGATAAAGATAGGATTTGTGAAGTTGGGGAATATAGCTACTTCAAGGATGGTGGACCTGTTGCTGGACGAGCGAGCAGATAGAGAGGATATAGACGTTCGAGTGCTGGGCACAGGTGCAAAGATGACGCCAGAAGTAGCAGCTGATACCGCGCGACTACTCGATTGGGACCCTGATATGGTGGTGGTGATAAGTCCAAACGCTGCTCTCCCTGGTCCCAAGCGCGCACGTAATATGGTAAGAGAGCGTGGCAAACCTTGTATTGTCATCTCCGACGGTCCAGCGAAGAAGGCTACGAATGAGCTGAAGGAGAATGGTTTTGGGTATCTGATAATACCAGGTGATCCGATGATAGGGGCAAGGCGGGAGTTTTTAGACCCTGTCGAGATGAGCATCTTCAATTCAGACGCCCTTTCGGTTCTATCTGTCACGGGTGTTATGAGATTGCTGCAGGAAGAGATTGACAGAGTTATAGAAGCGCTAAAGGCTGGTAAGGATAAGGAGGTGGAATTACCACAGATGATAGTGACAGCGGAGAAAGCAGTAGAGCGGGCTAAGTTCTCGAATCCGTATGCAAAGGCGAAGGCAATTGCCGCTTATAATATGCTGGAACGTGTAGCGGAGATGGATGCACGCGGTTGTTTTGTGATGAAGGACCCCATGGATTATATACCAATGGTGGCGGCGGCCCATGAATTACTCCGAGAAGCGTCGAAACTCGCTTTTGAAGCAAGGGAGATGGAGAAACAGGCAGATAGATTGGTTCGTGAGCCGCATTCGAGAAGTGGAGAGCTAAGGGCGAAGGAGAAACTATTAGAGAAGCCGGGTGCGTAA
- a CDS encoding GMC family oxidoreductase, whose product MVIVVGSGAGGATVAKELTAKHIPVKLIERGPEIEENGAFRYYTANNTESEVKVLRAICLGGSTTVSAGNGVRCLETELREAGIDLKSEFESVERELGVSVLPDALFGEGTKRIMEAAERLGFKMEKMPKFIDADRCKPDGRCVFGCSEGAKWTALRFVHEAQSEGAEIITNTPVDEVVVKSGKVKGVRCGNRIFSDDTVVLSAGAIDTPLLLEKLGLTTSSRSLFVDTFITIGGILKGIGLNREVPMNGYLRLEGFMLAPHFSKHLVEALAMRGIKASHADIIGIMVKIKDEEKGVVNVGEGAGVSKGVTGRDAAKLSEGASIAGSILEAAGVDPRTFVATPLRGAHLGGTARIGIAVDGKLATEVDGLYVVDASVLPASPGAPPILTIVALAKYLSKRLS is encoded by the coding sequence ATGGTAATAGTTGTAGGTTCCGGCGCAGGAGGTGCAACAGTAGCGAAAGAACTGACTGCTAAGCATATACCTGTGAAATTGATCGAGCGGGGACCGGAGATAGAGGAGAATGGCGCTTTCAGATACTACACCGCTAATAATACCGAATCGGAAGTGAAAGTTCTGCGAGCGATATGTTTGGGTGGCAGCACAACGGTATCAGCCGGTAACGGCGTGAGATGCCTAGAAACGGAATTGAGAGAAGCAGGTATTGATTTAAAATCGGAATTTGAGTCTGTGGAACGTGAACTCGGTGTCTCTGTTCTACCTGATGCTTTATTTGGTGAAGGAACAAAGCGGATTATGGAAGCTGCGGAGCGTCTCGGCTTCAAGATGGAGAAAATGCCGAAGTTTATAGACGCAGATAGATGCAAACCCGATGGTAGATGTGTATTCGGGTGCTCGGAGGGTGCTAAATGGACCGCATTGAGATTTGTGCATGAGGCACAGAGCGAGGGTGCGGAGATAATTACGAATACACCTGTAGATGAGGTGGTGGTGAAGAGCGGGAAAGTGAAAGGTGTCAGGTGTGGGAACCGGATATTCTCAGATGATACAGTTGTTCTTTCCGCTGGCGCTATTGATACGCCGTTGTTATTGGAAAAACTCGGACTCACCACCTCCTCACGATCTCTATTCGTTGACACTTTTATAACAATCGGGGGTATCCTCAAAGGTATAGGACTCAACAGGGAAGTGCCAATGAATGGATACCTGAGATTGGAGGGTTTCATGCTCGCACCGCATTTCTCGAAGCATCTTGTGGAAGCGCTGGCGATGAGAGGCATAAAAGCTTCTCACGCGGACATCATCGGTATAATGGTGAAGATAAAGGATGAAGAGAAGGGGGTTGTTAATGTGGGTGAAGGTGCGGGTGTGAGCAAGGGTGTAACAGGTCGTGATGCAGCGAAATTATCAGAAGGAGCTTCTATTGCCGGTTCGATACTGGAGGCTGCAGGTGTTGATCCCCGAACCTTCGTCGCCACACCGCTAAGAGGTGCGCATCTGGGAGGGACTGCGAGGATTGGAATTGCAGTAGATGGAAAA
- the pgk gene encoding phosphoglycerate kinase has translation MNEDLKEFLTIDDLDVEDKTILFRADINTVVVDGKVQMKERIEENAKTIRELSAKKAKIVILAHQGRVGGADFLPLEQHAELLRNFVDLRYIDDIMGPAARDAIRKLCDGEVLLLDNVRLLAEETLQRTPEEHAKSIFVQKLAPLADIYINDAFSVAHRSHASVVGFPKVLESGIGRLMERELRALRRAVHSIKRPCIYVLGGVKSEEVFEVMEHTLKRGKVNEILTAGALGTLFLYARGIIEPSEEDKRNRNFMENLARAKRILELGGDRIKCPKDVAVEVNGKRKEIPANSVKPKQNVYDIGEKTVKEYAEEIKGAKTVIMKGPAGWYEREAFRKGTEELLRALSSSDAFSLIGGGHTSAAMSTLGIDKQKLPHAHVSLAGGAFLRYLLEKNLPGIEVLKMR, from the coding sequence ATGAATGAGGATTTAAAAGAGTTCCTGACCATTGACGATCTCGATGTGGAAGATAAGACGATCCTCTTCAGGGCTGATATAAACACGGTGGTTGTAGACGGGAAAGTGCAGATGAAGGAGCGAATAGAGGAGAATGCAAAGACAATCCGTGAACTTTCAGCAAAAAAAGCGAAGATTGTTATTCTCGCACATCAAGGTCGTGTAGGAGGTGCGGATTTCCTACCTCTGGAGCAGCATGCGGAATTACTGAGGAACTTCGTAGATCTGAGGTATATTGATGATATAATGGGACCTGCGGCGCGCGATGCAATAAGAAAGCTCTGCGATGGTGAAGTTCTACTATTAGATAATGTGAGACTACTTGCGGAAGAGACGCTTCAGAGGACGCCGGAGGAGCATGCAAAGTCAATATTCGTGCAGAAGCTCGCGCCACTCGCAGATATCTACATAAATGATGCTTTCTCTGTAGCACACAGGTCGCATGCATCGGTGGTTGGCTTCCCGAAGGTGCTGGAATCAGGTATAGGGCGATTAATGGAGCGTGAGTTGAGAGCACTGCGAAGAGCAGTCCATAGTATAAAGAGACCTTGCATCTATGTTCTCGGTGGCGTGAAGTCCGAGGAGGTATTTGAGGTCATGGAACACACATTGAAGCGAGGTAAAGTAAATGAGATACTCACCGCAGGCGCGCTTGGTACTTTATTCCTGTATGCACGCGGTATAATTGAACCGAGCGAAGAGGATAAGAGGAACAGGAACTTCATGGAGAACCTGGCAAGGGCGAAGCGGATTCTGGAGCTCGGGGGAGATAGGATAAAGTGCCCGAAGGATGTTGCAGTGGAGGTGAATGGTAAGAGGAAAGAGATACCTGCTAATTCTGTAAAGCCAAAGCAGAACGTGTACGATATAGGCGAGAAGACGGTGAAAGAGTATGCGGAGGAGATAAAAGGAGCGAAGACGGTGATAATGAAAGGACCAGCAGGCTGGTACGAGCGTGAGGCATTCAGAAAGGGTACGGAGGAGTTATTGCGTGCGCTCTCTTCCTCTGATGCTTTCTCGCTCATCGGCGGCGGGCATACCTCAGCTGCTATGAGTACTCTTGGAATAGACAAACAAAAGTTACCACACGCTCACGTCAGCCTTGCAGGTGGTGCATTCTTACGCTATCTACTGGAGAAGAATCTGCCAGGGATAGAAGTACTGAAGATGAGGTGA